The window CACCGTCCCCCAGGCGCATCGTCAGGGTGGACGGATTCTGAGCGTCGGTGCCATAAGGACGCAGCCACTGCGCGGGTGCGACCGAACGCACTGTGACGGTCGTCGACACCGTCTTGGACAGTCCGAGCGCGTCGGTCACCTTCGCGGTGAAGTCGTAGACCCCGGCAGTGGTTGCCGTGCCCCCGAGTGTGCCGTCGGCCGCGAGCGTCACGCCGGGCGGGAGTGTGCCTGCCGTACGCACCCAGGTGAGAGGTGCTTTCCCGCCTGACGCGGACAGCGACGCGGCGTACGGCTGACCGGTGAATGTGCCGGGCAGATTCTGACGCGGCACGACCAGCTGACTCGGCCCGGTGCCGAGCACGAACGTCTTGTAATAGGTGGGCGCGACGAGGTGGCCCGCCCCCGCCAGCGTGCGGTTGGCACCCGGGTGGGGAAGTTCGACGTGCGCCAACTCGGCACCGGTGGCGGTGTCCCAGCCGTAGAACTGACTGGTGCCGCCGTTGCGGATGAGACCGCTGACCGAACCCCAGACGATGCCGTCGGTGACTGCGGGCTTGCCCCAGATCCGCTCGCCGAGATCATGACTCCAAGCCTTGGTGGCATCAGCATGTCGGATCGCGAAGATCGCACCGGAACAAACGCCCCACGAGCAGTCGGTGTACGTCGCCACATAGGCCCGCTGATCGTCGGCCGACAGCGCGTTGGCGCCTTCGTCGTTGTTGGTCCACGAGCGCACCTCGGCGCCGGTCGAAACGGACCGCCAACTCAGGCCTGCCCCGGCAGTCACGACCACCTCGTCGCGGTTGGGCAGTGCCACGATGTTGCCGAGGCCGGCGAGCGGCCGACTCCACGCGACTGCGCCGTTCCCGGCCAAGGAGCGGGCAACGAGGTTGTCCTCCTCCTTCAGATAGACCCGTGCAGCGTCGGCGGCCCAGTCGCCGATGCTTCCCGTGAGTGTGCGTTTCCACTGGAACGCGCCGTCGGAGAGGCGATAACTGACGAGAGCATCTCCATATTGGGTCAGGACGCTGGTGCCGGTGATCAGCAGGCGGCCGGCGGCCTGCCCGGAGTTGGTGGTGGCGGTGTCCCAGACCAAGGAACCGTCGCTGAGCGCGCGCGCTTGGATTCCGTTGTAGTTCGAGATCACGACCAGGCTCGGCGTCATCTTGATCTCGGTGCACTCGGCGTCATTGCGACGCCACACCTGCGCCCCGGAGTTCAGTTTGGCGACGCGCACGCTCGGCAGGCCGTCGAGGGAGACACATTCGGCGAGGTTGTTGCCTCGCACGTCGAGGCGATCGCCCGACGCCTCCCTGTCGTACTCAATGCCGAGGAGTTCGACGTTGTCGCCGGTGATGGTCTTCTCGTAGGGCGCCCAGTTGCGTTGGGTGCCGTCGGTGACCCACTGCGTGGTGGTGCTCGGCGCGGTGACGGTCAGGGTCACGGTCGCGGTGCCGGTCGCGGCGCTCGCGTCGGTGACCTTGACGGTGAAGGTCGCCGTGCCGGTGGCGGTGGGCGTGCCGGACAGGAGACCCTGCGCATTGAGCGTCAGCCCTGCCGGTGGCGCACCGCTCGTGATCGACCAGGTGTGAGGGGCGGTGCCGCCCGCGACCTTGAGGACGTACGCGTACTCGACCCCGACCTGGGCTCCGGGAAGGGTGCTGTCGACAGCCAACGGAGTGGGCGACTCGGTGATCTTGATGGTGAAGGTGGCATTGGCGTACGCGTTCTGGCCGTCGTTGACGAAGACCCTGCTCTCGTAGGTGCCCGTGGTGGAGGGGCGACCGAAGATCCGCCCGGTCGAACTGAGCGTGAGACCTGGTGGGAGTGCTTCGCCCGACCAGTTGAGCGTGCCACCGCCCCCCACAGCGCCGAGTTGAGCCGAGTAGGGCGCCCCCCGCAACCCGTCGGGCGGGGTGCCGGTGATGGCGATGCTGCCCGAGCCCCCATCCGCGACGACGAAGGTCACCTCCTGCTGGGCCAAGCGATCGGCCGTCGTTGCGGTGACCGCGAAGGTGGTGTTGCCAGTCGTGGTGGGCGTGCCGCGCAGAATGCCGTCGACGCCCAGGCTCATGCCGGGAGGAAGCGCGCCGACGGAGCCGAAAGTGACCGGCGTGGTGGCGTTGGTGGTGAAGCGGAATCCGTACGGCTGGTTGGTCTTGGCCAAGGGCAGGTTGGTGTCGATGGTCAGCATGTCCCCGGCCGGGAGCACGCGCAGTTTGAAGGTGCGCGACGCGGTGCGTACGCCATCGGTGGCGGTGACGGTGAAGGTGAAGTCGCCAGCAGTGGTGGCGTACCCCCTCATCACGGCGTTCTCGCTGATGGTGTCCAGCCTGAGGCCTGGAGGCAGGGTGTCGCTGGAAGTCCACGTGAGTTTGGAGTCGGGTTCGTTCGACTCGATCGTGATGTAGGGGGTGGCGTCGACCGCGAGGTCGGGCAAGCGTTCGGCGGTGATGATGGTGAGCGGGCCAGTGCCCGCGACCGAGAGTCCGAAGAGTTTCCCAGCGAGGTCGCCGTCGCTGCTACTGACGATGATGCGCAACGGGTAGATGGTGACCTTCGTCGGGGTGCCGGTGATGCGCCCTGCCGAACTCAGGCTGAGCCCGGCCGGCATCTCCTCCGCTGACCACTGCAGCGGCGCCACCCCACCGGTCGCCGTGAGGGTGAAGTCGTAGGGCTGGCCCTTCGTGGCAGGGGGCAGGGCAGTAGTGGTGATGACAAGGTCACCCGGCTCGACCGTCGGTGTGGTGGTCGGCGTGG of the Nocardioides sp. genome contains:
- a CDS encoding putative Ig domain-containing protein, with amino-acid sequence MSLRRLVLALLSLLLPVALIAPVSGEPAAAAIRTKLVAKLITSSVAPGGEARIQGTLKAGRKPLARRKVIVQRRLDGTTKFRKVGVVKTNRKGKWKFKQTNQQRTATFRAKFKGGGGYKPSRSKQVTLTVQGTGTAPTITTSTLLNGMVGAAYSATLKAEGTAPLTWLLTSGSLPRGLTLSSAGVISGTPTQTFSNTFGVSVSNSAGSASATLKLTILQGTSPTSTASPTTSATATPTTTPTVEPGDLVITTTALPPATKGQPYDFTLTATGGVAPLQWSAEEMPAGLSLSSAGRITGTPTKVTIYPLRIIVSSSDGDLAGKLFGLSVAGTGPLTIITAERLPDLAVDATPYITIESNEPDSKLTWTSSDTLPPGLRLDTISENAVMRGYATTAGDFTFTVTATDGVRTASRTFKLRVLPAGDMLTIDTNLPLAKTNQPYGFRFTTNATTPVTFGSVGALPPGMSLGVDGILRGTPTTTGNTTFAVTATTADRLAQQEVTFVVADGGSGSIAITGTPPDGLRGAPYSAQLGAVGGGGTLNWSGEALPPGLTLSSTGRIFGRPSTTGTYESRVFVNDGQNAYANATFTIKITESPTPLAVDSTLPGAQVGVEYAYVLKVAGGTAPHTWSITSGAPPAGLTLNAQGLLSGTPTATGTATFTVKVTDASAATGTATVTLTVTAPSTTTQWVTDGTQRNWAPYEKTITGDNVELLGIEYDREASGDRLDVRGNNLAECVSLDGLPSVRVAKLNSGAQVWRRNDAECTEIKMTPSLVVISNYNGIQARALSDGSLVWDTATTNSGQAAGRLLITGTSVLTQYGDALVSYRLSDGAFQWKRTLTGSIGDWAADAARVYLKEEDNLVARSLAGNGAVAWSRPLAGLGNIVALPNRDEVVVTAGAGLSWRSVSTGAEVRSWTNNDEGANALSADDQRAYVATYTDCSWGVCSGAIFAIRHADATKAWSHDLGERIWGKPAVTDGIVWGSVSGLIRNGGTSQFYGWDTATGAELAHVELPHPGANRTLAGAGHLVAPTYYKTFVLGTGPSQLVVPRQNLPGTFTGQPYAASLSASGGKAPLTWVRTAGTLPPGVTLAADGTLGGTATTAGVYDFTAKVTDALGLSKTVSTTVTVRSVAPAQWLRPYGTDAQNPSTLTMRLGDGELATFSQRWSATTPYSYSSKGFAIGDGRAYVITDNFSRLEAYPTAGSTATAAWSTPGPDGQYWIGGTVLSGTGVGARLYAQLTDGTVAALDPTNGTILWRTRPAVGDNRLSENTAPLLAGGRLITRTRAALTGYDLSTHAPAWSIPMTDDRGASSDGTRVFTYEGCELQARRAADGVKVWSQSLGQCYLGEDPPVVFGDAVYLHDGYLYRAFNATTGTPLWSRRGYLTASAKFAVNEQYLVAPGFGNYGGFDVLDRRTGELANFVENVTAGTLTLVGDTALTTSANTIVATDIVSGTKLWESPALGYSMQHVQVSGGRLYYREQGDGTTGRLLAFGPP